One Prosthecobacter vanneervenii genomic window carries:
- a CDS encoding polyprenyl synthetase family protein produces MSAVVRSAALPPPIPGLNRRIRQPKKNIPQTKQDRDQILGWVRAYAEEQKLVPPVPLADLQEHTDKILTIHAIDKIHRDYVGVLLANETWRESLATVPFEKRLLLMPKCLRVESKCPAPFDEFGLLCKQCGLCSIQDFQNEAEKLGYAVLVAEGSAIVMSLIQTGKIEAIVGISCLPVLERTFPYVEAAAIPAVAVPLLQDDCIDTLVDIDWVWDYIHLTSDDKTRRLNLNALHDEVKTWFTVESLNALMGPSRGHSDDIAREWLARAGKRWRPFLTVAAYQALREDPEGPISDTVKKAAIAVEIFHKASLVHDDIEDGDAERYGETTLHTEHGVPVALNIGDLLIGEGYRLLADNDAAAHVRSAAILVAAEGQRELCIGQGAELLWTRHPVALSSTQVLEIFRSKTAPAFEVALKVGAALAGRLDECADALHTYSENLGIAYQIRDDLDDLGEDSAAGNEWNMRPSIVLSLLREKGKGEVKDQMEALWNGAAKTKPDNATIREWAMDSGAHEKAMTLLESYKEAAIRSLQEVELPNLKGLLRRVIGKIFNELEIKGWCREFEQKNLNPELRAEAAKAAEHLVPKVAS; encoded by the coding sequence ATGTCTGCCGTCGTCCGTTCTGCCGCCCTGCCGCCGCCCATCCCTGGCCTGAACCGCCGTATCCGTCAGCCCAAAAAGAACATCCCGCAGACGAAGCAGGACCGGGATCAGATCTTGGGTTGGGTGCGTGCCTACGCCGAGGAGCAGAAGCTCGTGCCCCCGGTGCCGCTCGCAGATCTGCAGGAGCACACAGACAAAATCCTGACCATCCACGCCATCGACAAAATTCATCGTGACTATGTGGGTGTGCTGCTGGCCAACGAAACGTGGCGGGAATCCCTGGCCACCGTGCCGTTTGAGAAGCGCCTGCTGCTCATGCCCAAGTGCCTCCGTGTGGAGAGCAAGTGTCCGGCGCCCTTTGATGAATTTGGCCTGCTCTGCAAGCAGTGCGGCCTCTGCTCCATCCAGGACTTCCAGAACGAAGCAGAAAAGCTTGGTTACGCCGTGCTGGTGGCCGAGGGCAGCGCCATCGTCATGTCTCTGATCCAGACTGGCAAGATCGAGGCCATCGTGGGCATCTCCTGCCTGCCGGTGCTGGAGCGCACCTTCCCCTATGTGGAGGCCGCAGCCATCCCCGCCGTAGCTGTGCCCCTGCTGCAGGATGACTGCATTGACACCCTCGTGGATATCGACTGGGTCTGGGATTACATTCACCTGACGAGCGATGACAAAACACGCCGTCTCAATCTGAATGCGCTGCATGACGAGGTGAAAACCTGGTTCACCGTGGAGTCTCTCAATGCGCTCATGGGGCCATCACGCGGCCATAGCGATGACATTGCCCGCGAGTGGCTGGCCCGTGCGGGCAAGCGCTGGCGCCCCTTCCTGACCGTAGCTGCCTACCAGGCACTGCGTGAGGATCCGGAAGGCCCGATTTCAGACACCGTCAAAAAAGCTGCCATTGCCGTCGAAATTTTCCACAAGGCCTCGCTTGTGCATGACGACATCGAGGACGGAGACGCCGAACGCTATGGCGAAACAACCCTGCACACCGAGCACGGCGTGCCTGTGGCGCTCAACATCGGCGACCTTCTCATCGGCGAGGGCTATCGCCTGCTTGCCGACAATGATGCTGCAGCCCATGTCCGCAGCGCTGCCATCCTGGTGGCCGCCGAGGGGCAGCGGGAACTTTGCATTGGCCAGGGTGCCGAACTGCTCTGGACGCGCCACCCCGTGGCCCTCAGCAGCACGCAGGTGCTGGAAATCTTTCGCAGCAAAACCGCGCCTGCCTTTGAGGTGGCCCTCAAGGTGGGGGCTGCGCTCGCAGGCCGTCTGGATGAATGCGCCGACGCATTGCACACTTACAGCGAGAATCTCGGCATCGCCTACCAGATCCGCGATGACCTGGATGATCTGGGAGAGGATTCCGCCGCAGGCAATGAATGGAACATGCGTCCGAGCATTGTGCTCTCCCTCCTGCGAGAGAAGGGCAAGGGCGAGGTCAAAGACCAGATGGAGGCGCTCTGGAATGGAGCCGCCAAGACGAAGCCTGACAACGCCACGATCCGCGAATGGGCGATGGACAGCGGCGCGCATGAAAAGGCCATGACGTTGCTGGAAAGCTACAAGGAGGCTGCCATCCGTTCGCTGCAGGAGGTGGAACTGCCCAACCTGAAAGGACTGCTGCGCCGCGTGATCGGCAAAATTTTCAACGAGTTGGAGATCAAAGGCTGGTGCCGCGAGTTTGAGCAGAAGAACCTCAATCCAGAGCTGCGTGCAGAGGCTGCCAAGGCGGCCGAGCATCTGGTGCCGAAGGTGGCATCCTGA
- a CDS encoding tetratricopeptide repeat protein has protein sequence MKRASLPILLAGLFSVLMSPVLVVHAQQGQGGDEKELREWADRGDADAQFELGLRMITGEGVKKNLEQGVKNLEKAAKQKHLRAQHVLATLYEDGVGVKKDLSKAAEWYRSAADMGFALSQHSLAALYEEGKGVKKDTAKATEWFKKAADQGNPPSQTAYASKLERGDGVTKSTAKAALWYLKAAQQDFVPAMTRLANLYYTGQGVPVDFRRAGAWYRRAARSEDPWASNNLAWFLATCPEDNMHNGENAVLLARRALKLVAEVVQSDEQPYEMIDTMAAALARNGEFKEAELWQKRCITLFNEDKDLSEEERKKLKDEFDGRLKLYQKSTPFAEPEPKGEEGSEPLPQDTILQDEGLPETSPKKGSSKGGKGTVV, from the coding sequence ATGAAGCGCGCGTCCCTTCCCATTCTCCTAGCCGGGCTTTTTTCCGTTTTGATGTCTCCTGTTCTGGTCGTACACGCGCAGCAGGGGCAGGGTGGAGATGAAAAAGAACTGCGCGAATGGGCTGACCGTGGCGATGCCGATGCTCAGTTTGAGCTGGGGCTGCGCATGATCACCGGCGAAGGGGTGAAGAAGAATCTGGAACAGGGGGTGAAGAACCTCGAAAAGGCCGCCAAGCAGAAGCATCTGCGTGCTCAGCATGTGCTGGCCACCCTCTATGAAGATGGCGTGGGCGTGAAGAAAGACCTCTCCAAGGCTGCTGAATGGTACCGCTCAGCGGCTGACATGGGATTTGCGCTTTCCCAGCACAGCCTGGCTGCGCTCTATGAGGAAGGAAAAGGCGTGAAGAAAGACACCGCCAAGGCCACCGAGTGGTTCAAGAAAGCCGCTGATCAGGGGAATCCGCCTTCGCAGACGGCGTATGCCTCCAAGCTGGAGCGTGGTGATGGTGTGACCAAGAGCACTGCCAAAGCTGCCCTGTGGTACCTAAAGGCAGCCCAGCAGGACTTTGTGCCCGCCATGACGCGCCTCGCCAATCTCTATTACACCGGCCAGGGCGTGCCGGTGGATTTCCGCCGTGCGGGAGCTTGGTACCGCCGGGCTGCACGTTCGGAGGATCCCTGGGCTTCGAACAACCTGGCTTGGTTCCTGGCCACCTGCCCTGAGGACAACATGCACAATGGTGAGAACGCCGTGCTGCTGGCCCGCCGTGCGCTCAAACTCGTGGCCGAAGTGGTGCAGAGCGACGAGCAGCCGTATGAAATGATCGACACCATGGCCGCGGCACTGGCTCGCAATGGCGAATTCAAGGAGGCGGAGCTGTGGCAAAAGCGCTGCATCACGCTTTTCAACGAGGACAAAGACCTCTCCGAAGAGGAGCGCAAAAAGCTCAAGGATGAGTTCGACGGCCGGCTCAAGCTTTACCAGAAATCCACCCCCTTTGCCGAGCCCGAGCCCAAAGGTGAGGAAGGCTCCGAGCCTCTGCCGCAGGATACGATTCTCCAGGATGAGGGCCTGCCCGAAACCTCCCCCAAGAAAGGATCATCCAAGGGAGGGAAAGGCACAGTGGTCTGA
- a CDS encoding PH domain-containing protein gives MTHQHFRAPWGRTLLIVSMFITLLMGGVACMLLLGRQLPDFISLPVRADGFGIVTSAVLLIPLGALPFVIRGYVLTKDGILIRRLWWNTVLPFADMLSVEVEPHALSHSFRTCGNGGLYSFTGFYWNRQLGHFRAYVTDLNRTVVVRLRNRTAVLSPDDPEAFVRAVSDRLHA, from the coding sequence ATGACTCATCAACACTTCCGCGCCCCCTGGGGCCGCACCCTGCTCATTGTCTCCATGTTCATCACGCTGCTTATGGGTGGCGTGGCATGCATGCTTCTCCTTGGCCGCCAGCTGCCAGATTTCATCAGCCTGCCTGTGCGGGCTGATGGATTCGGTATCGTGACATCTGCCGTGCTTCTCATTCCACTGGGTGCCCTGCCATTTGTCATTCGCGGCTACGTCCTGACCAAAGACGGCATCCTCATCCGACGCCTGTGGTGGAACACCGTGCTGCCCTTTGCCGACATGCTCTCCGTGGAGGTGGAGCCGCACGCTCTGAGCCACAGCTTCCGCACCTGCGGAAACGGCGGCCTCTACTCTTTCACAGGCTTTTACTGGAACAGGCAGCTTGGGCACTTTCGCGCCTACGTCACGGACCTGAATCGCACGGTGGTCGTGCGCCTGAGAAACCGCACCGCCGTGCTCTCTCCTGACGATCCAGAGGCCTTCGTACGCGCTGTCAGCGACCGCCTCCACGCCTGA
- a CDS encoding SPFH domain-containing protein: MNTLLHFAIEHWLITLSVLGVLVLYFVSCVYIPESKVGVVVKRFAFKNLPPGEIIALNGEAGYQADTLAPGLHFGFWIVQYHIEKVPMVRVPQGELALIVAKTGAAIPPGRILARTVVCDHFQDARAFLKNGGEKGRQLGVITAGSYRINPALFTVITSESAPQHGLDPRLLRIQHVDPDLVGIVTTLDGIPIEANEIAGPVVTGHDNFQNSQAFLDAGGCRGLQEQVLLSGQWNINPWFAQIEQVPMFEIPIGHVGVVISYVGKAHLDISGPEFKHGDLVDVGHKGVWGKPLLPGKHPINTRIMRVELVPTTNIVLNWATRTEAHHFDAKLSSITVRSRDGFAFNLDVSQIIHIGANEAPKVISRAGSLQNLIDHVLQPIVGNYFRNSAQDYTVLDFLSARSQRQGEAASHIEAALREYDVEGIDTLIGDITPPESLMKTQTDRKLAEESRKTYEMQEAAEKQRQQLVRQTSLADIQNQVVSAEQGVNIAELHATASVKKSEGEAASTRLRASGEAEAIRATGQAKADAYQAGVNALGPDVYGMLQAFQIIAEKNLRVVPDVLVNSGQNTSGVLDALMGMLTKQRASLPGAN, translated from the coding sequence ATGAACACTCTTCTTCATTTCGCCATCGAGCACTGGCTCATCACGCTCTCAGTCCTGGGAGTGCTAGTGCTCTACTTTGTCTCATGCGTTTACATCCCTGAGAGCAAAGTCGGCGTCGTGGTCAAACGCTTTGCGTTCAAGAACCTGCCTCCAGGAGAAATCATCGCCCTCAATGGCGAGGCTGGCTACCAGGCCGACACCCTGGCCCCGGGCCTGCACTTTGGCTTCTGGATCGTGCAGTACCACATCGAGAAAGTGCCCATGGTCCGCGTCCCGCAGGGAGAGCTGGCTCTTATCGTGGCCAAAACCGGAGCCGCCATTCCGCCAGGCCGCATCCTGGCCCGCACTGTCGTGTGTGACCACTTTCAGGACGCCCGCGCCTTCCTCAAAAATGGCGGTGAAAAGGGCCGCCAGCTGGGCGTCATCACCGCAGGCTCCTACCGCATCAATCCAGCGCTCTTCACTGTCATCACCTCGGAAAGCGCTCCCCAGCATGGGCTGGACCCGCGCCTGCTGCGCATCCAGCATGTAGACCCTGATCTCGTCGGCATTGTGACCACTCTCGACGGCATTCCCATCGAGGCCAATGAGATCGCTGGCCCCGTGGTGACCGGGCATGACAACTTCCAGAATTCGCAAGCCTTTCTGGACGCAGGCGGCTGCCGCGGCCTGCAGGAGCAGGTGCTGCTCAGCGGCCAGTGGAACATCAACCCGTGGTTTGCCCAGATCGAGCAGGTGCCCATGTTTGAGATTCCCATCGGCCATGTCGGTGTGGTCATTTCCTACGTCGGCAAGGCGCACCTGGACATCAGTGGTCCGGAATTCAAGCACGGCGACCTCGTGGATGTGGGCCACAAAGGCGTGTGGGGCAAGCCTCTGCTGCCCGGCAAGCACCCCATTAATACACGCATCATGCGCGTGGAGCTGGTGCCCACCACCAACATCGTGCTGAACTGGGCCACCCGCACCGAGGCCCACCACTTTGACGCCAAGCTCAGCAGCATCACCGTGCGCTCACGCGATGGCTTTGCCTTCAATCTCGACGTGTCGCAGATCATTCATATCGGCGCCAACGAAGCCCCCAAGGTCATCAGCCGCGCGGGCTCGCTGCAGAACCTCATCGACCACGTGCTGCAGCCCATCGTTGGCAACTACTTCCGCAACTCCGCACAGGACTACACCGTGCTGGACTTCCTGAGCGCGCGCAGCCAGCGGCAGGGCGAAGCCGCCAGCCACATCGAGGCGGCGCTGCGCGAGTATGACGTGGAGGGAATCGACACGCTCATCGGCGACATCACACCGCCGGAATCCCTGATGAAAACCCAGACCGACCGCAAGCTGGCGGAGGAAAGCCGCAAAACCTACGAGATGCAGGAAGCCGCCGAAAAGCAGCGCCAGCAGCTCGTGCGCCAGACCTCCCTCGCCGACATCCAGAACCAGGTGGTCAGCGCGGAGCAGGGGGTCAACATTGCTGAACTGCACGCCACCGCCTCCGTGAAAAAGAGCGAGGGCGAGGCCGCCTCCACACGCCTGCGCGCCAGCGGTGAGGCCGAGGCCATCCGCGCCACCGGCCAGGCTAAGGCCGATGCCTATCAAGCCGGCGTCAACGCGCTCGGCCCTGATGTTTACGGCATGCTGCAAGCCTTCCAGATCATCGCGGAAAAAAATCTCCGCGTAGTACCTGACGTGCTGGTGAATAGCGGCCAGAACACCAGCGGCGTGCTCGATGCCCTCATGGGCATGCTGACCAAACAGCGCGCGTCCCTGCCCGGCGCGAACTGA
- a CDS encoding pyridoxal-phosphate dependent enzyme — protein sequence MERDNLPLDRRLRQEILFARERVYRFGQPTPMERLILPGAEPGPEIWVKREDLSPVKCYKWRGACNAMTELTPEQRTCGVVTASAGNHAQGVALAARTLGIHARIYMPRSTPRVKQNAVLHHGGEFVRIVLAGDSYDEAVQSAREDERTSGATYVHAYDNLKVMAGQGTLADEVVLSGHGPFDAAFLQIGGGGMASAVSCWLETYWPGIEIIGVEGVGQASMKAALAAEKPVELHDVDIFCDGTAVRKAGALPFAICQQTFDRVETVTNAEVSAAIRVLWETLRCVSEPSGAMGLAAVLKNRAAMVGKKVLIVITGANIDFLQLGLIAQSEGSGNAVSRALRVRIPERPGAMLALLDSCFEGLNIADFQYGLHRPDEAWPVFSVTSDSVEKLAALPARLDAGGYVWEDMTGAVDVAFRAIPLRGDLLAHPVFLRLDFYERSGALHDFLSRLIRDRASLCYFNYRQSGERIGRALIGLDFQSADARAAFLAELPEHGEGYRSCKPVEHEVMARMTA from the coding sequence ATGGAACGCGACAATCTGCCTCTCGACCGCCGCCTGCGTCAGGAAATCCTCTTTGCGCGAGAGCGCGTGTATCGCTTTGGTCAGCCCACGCCGATGGAACGGCTCATCCTGCCCGGTGCCGAGCCCGGGCCTGAGATCTGGGTGAAGCGCGAGGATCTATCCCCCGTGAAATGCTACAAATGGCGCGGTGCATGCAATGCCATGACGGAGCTCACGCCGGAACAGCGCACGTGTGGCGTCGTCACCGCCTCTGCTGGAAATCACGCACAGGGTGTGGCGCTGGCGGCGCGTACGCTCGGCATTCATGCGCGCATCTACATGCCGCGCTCCACACCCCGGGTGAAGCAAAACGCCGTGCTGCATCATGGTGGCGAATTTGTCCGCATCGTACTGGCCGGAGACAGCTATGATGAAGCCGTGCAATCGGCGCGTGAAGACGAACGCACGAGCGGCGCCACCTACGTGCATGCGTACGATAACCTCAAGGTCATGGCTGGGCAGGGGACTCTGGCGGACGAGGTGGTGCTCTCCGGGCATGGCCCCTTTGATGCCGCGTTTCTGCAGATCGGCGGCGGTGGCATGGCCTCGGCTGTGTCCTGCTGGCTGGAGACTTATTGGCCGGGCATCGAGATCATCGGTGTGGAAGGCGTGGGACAGGCTTCCATGAAAGCCGCGCTCGCTGCAGAAAAGCCCGTGGAGCTGCATGACGTGGACATCTTCTGTGATGGCACCGCCGTGCGCAAAGCCGGGGCGCTGCCCTTTGCCATCTGCCAGCAGACGTTTGACCGCGTGGAAACTGTCACCAATGCCGAGGTCAGCGCAGCCATCCGCGTACTATGGGAGACGCTGCGCTGTGTCTCGGAGCCATCTGGTGCCATGGGGCTGGCTGCTGTGCTGAAAAATCGTGCAGCCATGGTAGGGAAAAAAGTGCTCATTGTCATCACTGGGGCCAACATCGACTTCCTTCAGCTCGGTCTCATCGCGCAGTCGGAGGGCTCCGGCAATGCGGTTTCGCGAGCCCTGCGTGTGCGCATCCCTGAGCGGCCCGGCGCCATGCTCGCGCTGCTGGATTCGTGTTTCGAGGGGCTCAATATCGCCGATTTCCAGTACGGCCTGCATCGTCCGGACGAGGCTTGGCCGGTTTTCTCCGTGACGTCTGACAGTGTCGAAAAGCTGGCCGCGTTGCCTGCACGACTTGATGCAGGTGGCTATGTCTGGGAAGATATGACCGGCGCTGTGGATGTGGCCTTCCGTGCCATCCCCCTCCGAGGCGATCTGCTGGCGCATCCGGTGTTTCTGCGGCTGGATTTTTATGAACGTTCCGGTGCGTTGCACGACTTCCTCTCCCGCCTCATCCGTGACCGCGCCAGTCTCTGTTACTTCAACTATCGCCAGTCTGGCGAGCGCATCGGACGTGCGCTGATCGGGCTCGATTTTCAAAGTGCTGATGCTCGTGCAGCCTTCCTTGCAGAGCTGCCCGAGCACGGCGAAGGCTACCGCTCGTGCAAGCCGGTGGAGCATGAAGTGATGGCGCGCATGACGGCTTGA
- a CDS encoding FAD-dependent oxidoreductase: protein MKSFLLALALSSSFVTAAVVEADVCVYGGTSGGVAAAVQAARMGKSVVIAEPGRHLGGMTSGGLSAVDIGDPRSVGGIAREYFTKLAATVGVTLAWDRPFESKGGGPATGGAYAIEPHKAEQVFNDLTREAGVKVHFGARLASVKKNGSHITEFVCEDGTVFRAKVFIDTTYEGDLMAKSGVAYTLMREGNAKYGETYNGIHYAEKFLPHTSYAQPGESGRLKGGQGVWDRDFPLDPYVVKGDPQSGLLPLIQPGEPGAPGEPAPGVQAYCYRLCLTTNPANMIPITPPSDYDPKRYEIVVRFIEACIANGDDMDLRWFSKHDALPNDKWDFNTATFGGNLPGASHAWPEASYAQRGKIGKEHENYHRGLLHFLATDLRVPEKVRKDMQRFGLPKDEFIDNGGWPHQIYVREARRMISELVMTEHHTFGRLVAPKPVSLGSYGTDTHEIRRIVKEGVVVREGKTAGGRDGAPPYGIGYAAIVPRQGECDNLLVTFALSASHTAYSSIRMEPVFMCTSQSAGTAACMAVNDKTPVQQVDYAKLKIRLEQDGQVIEWKHPATKKRTAH from the coding sequence ATGAAGTCCTTTCTGCTTGCTCTTGCCTTGTCTTCGTCTTTTGTCACCGCCGCTGTGGTGGAAGCCGATGTGTGTGTCTATGGCGGCACCAGTGGTGGTGTAGCGGCTGCAGTGCAGGCGGCGCGCATGGGAAAGAGTGTGGTGATTGCCGAGCCTGGTCGTCATCTCGGCGGCATGACCAGCGGCGGTCTCAGCGCCGTGGACATCGGCGATCCACGCTCCGTCGGTGGCATCGCGCGCGAGTATTTTACCAAGCTGGCTGCGACCGTGGGAGTGACACTGGCCTGGGACAGGCCCTTTGAGAGCAAGGGCGGCGGCCCAGCCACCGGTGGCGCGTATGCAATCGAGCCGCACAAGGCGGAGCAGGTTTTCAACGACCTGACTCGCGAGGCCGGAGTGAAGGTGCACTTCGGCGCGCGCCTGGCCTCTGTGAAAAAGAACGGGTCGCACATCACGGAGTTCGTCTGTGAAGACGGCACCGTGTTTCGCGCAAAAGTTTTCATCGACACCACCTATGAGGGCGATCTGATGGCAAAGTCGGGCGTGGCTTATACCCTGATGCGCGAAGGCAATGCGAAGTATGGAGAAACCTACAATGGCATCCACTACGCGGAAAAGTTTCTGCCCCACACCAGCTACGCACAGCCCGGAGAGAGCGGGCGGCTCAAAGGTGGCCAAGGCGTGTGGGATCGGGATTTTCCACTCGATCCCTACGTGGTGAAGGGAGATCCCCAAAGCGGTCTGCTGCCTCTCATTCAGCCCGGAGAGCCTGGTGCCCCCGGCGAACCTGCACCTGGCGTGCAGGCCTATTGCTATCGACTCTGCCTCACCACGAACCCGGCCAACATGATTCCCATCACGCCGCCTTCGGATTACGATCCTAAACGTTACGAGATCGTGGTGCGCTTTATCGAAGCCTGTATCGCCAATGGGGATGACATGGACCTGCGCTGGTTCTCCAAGCATGACGCGCTGCCGAATGACAAGTGGGACTTCAACACCGCGACTTTTGGCGGCAATCTGCCCGGTGCCTCGCACGCATGGCCTGAGGCCAGCTACGCGCAGCGCGGGAAGATCGGAAAAGAACATGAAAACTACCACCGCGGCCTGCTGCACTTCCTGGCTACTGATCTGCGCGTTCCGGAGAAGGTGCGCAAGGACATGCAGCGTTTTGGCCTGCCCAAGGATGAGTTCATCGACAACGGCGGCTGGCCGCACCAGATTTATGTGCGCGAGGCCCGGCGCATGATCAGCGAGCTGGTGATGACCGAACATCACACCTTTGGGCGGCTGGTGGCGCCCAAGCCTGTCAGCCTTGGCAGCTACGGCACGGACACGCACGAGATCCGCCGCATCGTGAAAGAAGGAGTGGTCGTGCGTGAGGGCAAGACCGCTGGCGGTCGTGATGGCGCGCCACCTTATGGCATCGGCTATGCGGCCATTGTTCCCAGGCAGGGCGAGTGCGACAATCTCCTCGTCACCTTCGCGCTGAGTGCCAGCCATACCGCCTACAGCAGCATCCGTATGGAGCCCGTCTTCATGTGCACCAGCCAGAGCGCGGGCACCGCTGCTTGTATGGCCGTGAATGACAAGACCCCGGTGCAGCAGGTGGATTATGCGAAGCTGAAAATACGGCTGGAGCAGGACGGGCAGGTCATTGAGTGGAAGCACCCAGCCACTAAGAAAAGAACCGCGCATTGA
- a CDS encoding aldo/keto reductase: MEYRQLGGSGFKVPALTLGTGTFGGGTEFFKEWGASDVAEASRLIDICLEHGLTMFDSADIYSNGLAEEILGQAIKGRRDQVLISTKGTFRFGEGPNNVGSSRWHLIRSVEGSLKRLGTDYIDLYQLHGFDAMTPVEEVVGTLDDLVRAGKIRYIGVSNFSGWHLMKSLAHADKFGLTKYVANQTYYSLIGREYEWELMPLGLDQKVGAVVWSPLGWGRLTGKIRRNQPRPETSRLNHKLSASAGPQVDDEYLYKVVDALDEVAAETGKTVPQVALNWLLQRPTVSSLIIGARNEEQLRQNLGAVGWNLTAEQVAKLDAASDKPKIYPYWHQAGFDERNPFPTK, encoded by the coding sequence ATGGAATACAGACAACTCGGCGGCTCCGGCTTCAAAGTGCCGGCTCTCACTCTCGGCACCGGCACCTTTGGCGGCGGCACGGAATTCTTCAAAGAATGGGGCGCGTCTGATGTCGCGGAAGCCTCCCGCCTCATCGACATCTGCCTGGAGCATGGGCTGACGATGTTTGATTCAGCAGACATTTATTCGAATGGTCTGGCGGAGGAGATTCTGGGGCAGGCCATCAAAGGTCGTCGCGACCAGGTGCTCATCTCCACCAAGGGCACCTTCCGCTTTGGCGAGGGGCCGAATAACGTCGGCTCCTCCCGCTGGCATCTCATCCGCTCCGTGGAGGGCAGCCTGAAGCGCCTGGGGACCGACTACATCGACCTCTATCAACTTCACGGCTTTGATGCCATGACTCCAGTGGAGGAGGTCGTCGGTACCCTGGACGATCTCGTGCGTGCAGGAAAGATCCGCTACATCGGCGTCTCAAACTTCTCCGGCTGGCATCTCATGAAATCTCTGGCGCATGCCGACAAGTTTGGTCTGACGAAGTATGTGGCCAATCAGACCTACTACTCGCTGATCGGTCGTGAGTATGAGTGGGAGCTGATGCCGCTGGGACTGGACCAGAAAGTTGGCGCGGTCGTCTGGAGCCCGCTCGGCTGGGGCCGCCTGACAGGCAAGATCCGCCGCAATCAGCCACGCCCAGAGACGAGCCGCCTGAACCACAAACTTAGCGCCTCAGCAGGACCTCAGGTGGATGATGAATACCTCTACAAAGTAGTGGATGCCCTGGATGAAGTGGCCGCCGAAACCGGCAAGACCGTGCCACAGGTGGCGCTGAACTGGCTGCTCCAGCGGCCTACCGTTTCCTCGCTTATTATTGGCGCGCGCAATGAGGAGCAGCTACGCCAAAACCTCGGTGCCGTGGGCTGGAACCTCACAGCCGAGCAGGTGGCCAAACTGGACGCCGCCAGCGACAAGCCAAAGATCTACCCCTACTGGCATCAGGCGGGCTTTGACGAGAGGAACCCGTTTCCGACGAAGTAA
- a CDS encoding LLM class flavin-dependent oxidoreductase: protein MNAHDGLLYSVLDLSPILEGETAAQSFRHSLSLAQHTEKLGYHRYWVAEHHNIPGVASAATSVVIGHIAGGTSTIRVGSGGIMLPNHAPLVIAEQFGTLESLYPGRIDLGLGRAPGGDQLTARALRRGLGSSGDTFPADVQELLGFLGPPVPGQRVQAVPGQGLNVPLYLLGSSTFSATLAAELGLPFAFASHFAPELLHQALDIYRSHFQPSKVLEKPHVMIGVNIFAADTDEEARRLFTSLQQVFLNLVRGRPRQLQPPVDDMGRLWTPTEAAQVDRMTRCSAIGGPAAFRRQIEMLLNDTGADEIIATAHIYDQQARLRSFEIAAGVFKELRQFNS, encoded by the coding sequence ATGAATGCGCATGACGGCCTCCTTTACTCCGTGCTGGATCTTTCCCCGATACTGGAGGGAGAGACTGCGGCGCAGTCCTTTCGCCACTCGCTGAGTCTGGCGCAGCATACGGAAAAGTTGGGCTATCACCGCTACTGGGTGGCGGAGCATCACAACATCCCCGGTGTGGCCAGCGCGGCCACGTCGGTGGTCATCGGGCACATTGCAGGCGGCACATCCACCATCCGCGTGGGCTCCGGCGGCATCATGCTGCCTAATCACGCGCCGCTGGTGATTGCCGAGCAGTTTGGCACCCTGGAGTCGTTATATCCCGGCCGCATTGATCTCGGGCTTGGTCGTGCGCCGGGCGGGGATCAACTCACTGCCCGCGCGCTAAGGCGCGGTCTCGGCAGCAGTGGCGATACCTTCCCGGCGGATGTGCAGGAACTGCTGGGCTTTCTAGGCCCACCGGTGCCGGGGCAGAGAGTGCAGGCTGTGCCAGGTCAGGGGCTGAATGTGCCTCTTTACCTTCTCGGCAGCAGCACCTTCAGCGCCACGCTGGCAGCGGAGCTGGGGCTGCCGTTTGCTTTTGCCTCTCATTTTGCGCCGGAGCTGCTGCATCAGGCGCTGGACATCTACCGCAGCCATTTTCAGCCCTCCAAGGTGCTGGAAAAGCCACATGTGATGATCGGCGTGAACATCTTTGCTGCAGATACAGATGAGGAGGCACGGAGACTATTTACCTCATTGCAGCAGGTGTTTCTCAATCTCGTGCGCGGTAGACCGCGACAGCTCCAGCCGCCTGTGGATGACATGGGGCGTCTGTGGACTCCCACGGAGGCTGCGCAGGTGGACCGCATGACACGCTGCTCTGCCATAGGCGGACCGGCCGCTTTCCGACGACAGATCGAGATGCTGCTCAATGACACGGGGGCTGATGAGATCATCGCCACCGCGCACATTTACGATCAGCAGGCCAGGCTGCGCTCGTTTGAGATTGCAGCGGGCGTTTTTAAAGAACTGCGGCAGTTCAATTCATAA